The Kribbella amoyensis genomic sequence GGGACCGGCTGCCCGAGCTCGAGGTGGTCACGACCGACTTCGACACCTGGCCGCTGCCGGCCGAGCGGTTCGACCTGGTCCTGTCCGCGACCGCGTTCCACTGGCTCGACCCGGCGACGCGGGTGCGTCGGACCGCGGAGGCGCTGCGCCCCGGCGGTCTGCTCGCGGTGGTGTCGACGCATCACGTGGAAGGTGGCAGCCAGCAGTTCTTCACCGACATGCAGGACTGCTACCTGCGGTTCATGGGGGAAGCGGAGGAGGGCGGGCCGAAGCCGGCGGCCACGGTCCCGGACGATCCGGCCGAGATCGACGCGACCGGGTTGTTCGGCCCGGTGGAGTTCCGCCGGTACGAGTGGGAGCTGACGTACTCGAAGGCGGAGTACCTCGATCTGCTGTCCTCGTATTCGGGGCATCGGGCCTTGACATCGGCGGCGCGTGACGGTCTGTACACCTGCCTGGGAGCCCTGATCGACGCGGACGGCGGTTCGGTGACGAAGCGTTACCTGACGCAACTCACCGCAGCAATTCGTACCCCGCAACCCCTTGCTTCGGGTGCAGCGAGCAGGACAAGATAGCCGGGCGGGAAGGGACATCACCGTCGACTTCCGGGTCCGAACCGAACCAGCCGCTGTGGCGGCTCGTGACTCCCTTCCCGCACCAAACCCCTTTTTCTTATAGGGTTTTCGGCATGGCAATCTTCGTGGTCCAGCTCCGGTTCACCGACACCGACACCGACCGCCGCCTGCAGGTGCGGCCGGCCCACCGCGAGTACCTCACCGCGCTGAAGGAGGCCGGCAAGCTCGTCACGGCCGGCCCGTTCGAGGACCAGACCGGCGCGCTGCTGGTGTACGACGTGGCCGACGAGGCCGAGCTGCGCGAGATCCTCGCCAAGGACCCGTACACCCCGGCCGACGTATACGAGCTCGTCACCCTCAAGGAGTGGCAGCCGCTCTTCCCGCTCGGCTGATCCCCGGGCGTCAGGCCTCGGGGGTCTCCAGGTCGAGGTGGTCGACGTAGGCCCACAGCCAGGCGAGCGGGGCCAGGACGAGCTCCGGTTCACCGGCCTCGTCGGCGATGAACAGCATCGAGCCCTCGCCCCCGGAGATGTCCTCGCAGACGGCACCGCACACCTCGACCGCGACGTCGAACGGCAGCAGCTCCGGACCGCTCTCCCACTGCGGCTTCGGCAACGGCAGCACCGGCGCCCCGTCGTGGCCGTCCAGGTCGACCGAGACCTGCTGCAGCTCGACGTACAGGTCGTACGAGATGAGCCCGGCCAGCGGCGTGCCCTCGATCCCGATCAGGTACGGGTCGTCGGCGCCGTGCCGGAAGTTCTCCCGGAGGTCCTCCAGGGACGCGGGCAGGTCCGACGCCTCGACGTACGGCGCCTCCTCGGGCTCCTGGTCCGCCAGCCGACCGCTGCGCATCTGGTCGAACGAGTGCAGCAGGTTGCTCAGCTCGTCGTGCGCACCACCGTTCGGCGCCTTCTGGGCCCGCTGCTCGAGGTCCTTCAGGTGCTCGACCAGGTCGTCCTCGAAGTGCAGGTCGTACCGCGGCAGTCCGGGCTCGCGGCCGGCGTTGATCTGCGCGACGATCTGCGTCGAGACCGGGCCGAGCCGCTCGGCCAGCACCTCCAGCGGTGTGGTCGGCTTCTCCTCCTCGTCGTGCGCGCAGGAGTCGTCGTCCTTGCCGCCACCCTCCATGGCGAGCAGCACCGAGAACGCCGGGAACGCGATCAGCGCCGCGGTCGCCATCATCCCGTCGCCGATCAGCATCAGCGGGTTGCCGCCCGCCTCGGTCCGGCGCAGGTGGTCCGGCAGCAGCACGGCGGCCTGCTCGACCGACACCTGGCTGGCCAGCGAGCTGAGCCCGTGGTCGGTGTCCACCCCGAGCAGCTCGACCAGCCGCTCCGAGCTCAGGTCGAACGACGAGCGCAGGTAGTACCGCAGCCAGCCGGCGTCGACCGGATTGCCGAGCAGTTCGTTGATCCGGGCCCGGAAGTCGGCCAGGTCGGCGATCGCCAGCACGACCAGGACCGGCTGGTCGCCGTCACCGATCACCAGCGG encodes the following:
- a CDS encoding YciI family protein yields the protein MAIFVVQLRFTDTDTDRRLQVRPAHREYLTALKEAGKLVTAGPFEDQTGALLVYDVADEAELREILAKDPYTPADVYELVTLKEWQPLFPLG
- a CDS encoding class I SAM-dependent methyltransferase, yielding MSSSRVELRRTFGEDAELYDRVRPTYPRRLYDDLAELLGIPARSSGTRPRVLEIGCGTGQATAPMIARGWSVKAVELSPDLGRVARDRLPELEVVTTDFDTWPLPAERFDLVLSATAFHWLDPATRVRRTAEALRPGGLLAVVSTHHVEGGSQQFFTDMQDCYLRFMGEAEEGGPKPAATVPDDPAEIDATGLFGPVEFRRYEWELTYSKAEYLDLLSSYSGHRALTSAARDGLYTCLGALIDADGGSVTKRYLTQLTAAIRTPQPLASGAASRTR